One region of Miscanthus floridulus cultivar M001 chromosome 19, ASM1932011v1, whole genome shotgun sequence genomic DNA includes:
- the LOC136528542 gene encoding uncharacterized protein, which translates to MEKLVAMMAFCEAPLDGTLAPSGATGYYGASATGGGDVVALLAAATKKWPMEKLVATMAFCEVPLDGTSAPSSGAAGYGSSATGGGNVVALLDAATKKWPVEKLVATMAFCEAPLDGTFDGTSAPSSVAARGASASATGGGNVVALLDAAAKKWPVERLVTTLAFCEAPFDGTFDGTTSAPSSGAAGGSSASAANVPEAGGGGEDAAALRRAWLADAKKEWPLREHRLLREKAGSVVDGLAIFETVALQ; encoded by the coding sequence atggagaAGCTCGTGGCCATGATGGCCTTCTGCGAGGCACCGCTCGACGGCACCTTGGCTCCGTCGGGGGCCACCGGGTACTACGGCGCCTCCGCAACCGGCGGCGGCGACGTGGTGGCCTTGCTGGCCGCAGCCACGAAGAAGTGGCCGATGGAGAAGCTCGTTGCCACGATGGCCTTCTGCGAGGTGCCGCTCGACGGCACCTCGGCACCGTCGTCGGGTGCCGCCGGGTACGGCTCCTCCGCAACGGGCGGCGGAAATGTGGTGGCGCTGCTGGACGCAGCCACGAAGAAGTGGCCGGTGGAGAAGCTCGTGGCCACGATGGCCTTCTGCGAGGCGCCACTCGACGGCACCTTCGACGGCACCTCGGCTCCGTCGTCGGTGGCCGCCAGAGGGGCCAGCGCCTCCGCAACTGGCGGCGGCAACGTGGTGGCGTTGCTGGACGCGGCCGCGAAGAAGTGGCCGGTGGAGAGGCTCGTGACCACACTGGCTTTCTGCGAGGCGCCGTTCGATGGCACCTTCGACGGTACCACCTCGGCTCCGTCGTCGGGTGCCGCCGGGGGCAGCAGCGCCTCGGCAGCCAACGTCCccgaggccggcggcggcggcgaagacgCGGCGGCGTTGAGGCGGGCGTGGCTGGCCGACGCCAAGAAGGAGTGGCCGTTGCGGGAGCACCGGCTGCTGCGCGAGAAGGCTGGGAGCGTCGTCGATGGGCTGGCGATCTTCGAGACCGTCGCCTTGCAGTGA